The genomic window CTGACAGACGAACTCGGTAGCAAAACGGCCGGGCCGCTTCACATAGTGGCGCAGGACGAACGCTACGCAACCTTGGTCAAGCCCGAGGGGCTTCACAGCGCGCGTCTCGCCGGGGGCGGAGCGTCGGCGGAAGACGCGTTACGCGACCTTTTTCTCGACCAGGAAGCGATCTTGTGCACGCGCCTGGATCAGGCGACCAGCGGCCTGCTGCTCGTGGCTTTCGGCGAAGGCGCCGCACGCGCGTTTCGGGATCTCGAGAACGCCGGTCTGGCGCGCAAGACCTATTTGGCCGTGGTCGCCCCCGTGAACGGGCAGACGCCGCCCTCTCGCCTTGTGTTCGACCGGGCGCTCGATACGGCTGATCGGAAGAGGACGCGCGTTTTGGATGTCGAAGCCGAGGAGTTTCGGCGCACGGTCATGCTGCGCCTTTGCCCGGCCGGAGAAGGGGAATGGCTCGTGGGGCTTCGGATATTGAAAGGAGCGCGCCACCAAATCAGGGCCCATCTGGCCCATGCGGGCCTGCCCATCGTTGGCGACGCGCTGTATGGCGACGCTGCCTTGGGCATTCCTTTGCATCTGCATCATTTCCGCCTGGAATTTCCAGGCTTCGACGCGACGACGCCTCCGCCCTGGCCGCTGTGGGAACGGTTGGGGGCGCAGGCGTCGGCACGGCTCGACGAGCCGGAAGCGTTCGTGAAAGACTAGGTCTCTGAAGGCGCGGGCGCGCCACCTTGGACCCCGAGCAGGGCCGAGGCGAAATCCTTGCCGTCGAAGGGCCTGAGGTCTTCCATTTTTTCGCCCAATCCAACGAAAGTGATGGGGATGCCGAACTGGCTGGCCAGGGCCACCACGATGCCGCCCTTGGCCGTGCCGTCGAGCTTGGTCAAGATGATTTCGTCCAGGTCCACGGCTTCGTTGAAGAGTTTGGTCTGCTGGATGGCGTTTTGGCCCGTGGTGGCGTCCACCACGAGCACGGTGCGGTGCGGCGCCCCTTCGTGCTTCTTGCCGCTGACGCGCTTGATTTTCTTCAACTCTTCCATGAGGTTTACCTTGGTGTGCAGCCGGCCGGCCGTGTCGAGCAGCACTAGATCGTAGCCGCCCGCGATGGCCGCGTCGATGGCCTCGTAGGCCACGGCCGCCGGATCGGCCCCCGCGCCCTTGCTGAAGAAGCCTGCATCCACGCGCTTGGCCCAGACTTCGAGCTGCTCAACGGCTGCGGCGCGGAACGTGTCGCCGGCCGCGATGATCACCTTGCGGCCCTGCATGCGGGCGCGATGCGCCAACTTGCCGATGGTCGTGGTCTTGCCCACGCCGTTCACGCCGACCATCATCACCACTTCCGGCGGGGTCGCGGCCTGGATGCGGCGGGGCGTCTTGAACATCTCGGCCAGTTCGTCGCGCATGGCCTCCTTGAAAGCGGCGGGATCGTTGGATCCGGCCGCGCGCATGCGCTCGCGCAGGCGTTCCACGAGCTTCACTGTGGGCTCGTAACCCACGTCGGCGGTGATCAGGATTTCTTCGAGCTCCTCCCAGAACCCCTCGTCGATGGTCTCGCGCGAGGTCAGGATGCTCTCGATGCGGCGGGTGATGGTCTGGCGGGTCTTTTCAAGCCCTTCGGAAAGCTTGAGGAACAGTCGGGAGCGTTCGTCCTCCTCGTCCTCCAGTTCCAGGGCCAGGGCTAGGCGATACTGCAATTCCGAGCGGAACTCGGAAACGCGCTCGTACTCCATGACATCGAGCCAGGAGCGGAACGAGGCGATGAAGGATTCGGCCTCGTCCGGCTTGGTCTCCAGGGCTGAAAAGAGGAAGCGCAGGCGTTCCCAGAGCTTGTCGTCGGCCTTCTCGACGCCCTCCAGAATCAGCGCGAGCCAGACCGAAAGCCGGGGTTCGGCCTGACGCAACGAGAGGAGGAGTTGTTTCTGCCATCCGGGGACGGCGGCCTTCTGGTCGGCAGAAAGGCCAGGAGCGGGCTTTTCAGGGGCGTGCGCCTCGGTCTTTTGAGCGGGCGCGACGGGTTCGACGGCTGTGAGTGGGGGTGTTTCCGGCGGCGGGGCGGCATCGACAAGCCCTTGCTCAGTCTTGAATTCCTCCACGGCCTTGTCCAGCCGCGAATCCACGTCCCAAATCTTTTTGAATTTGGAGAAAAATCCCATATACTCCCCACTTGCGTTGCGTACCGGATGGCCTGTGTACCGCCATTGCGGAGCCCTGGCAACCGGAGCGGCGGCGGGAAGCCCCGGCCCCGTGCGCCGCACGCCTCATCATCACGGAGAAAACGATGAAACGGACGGATATTGCGACCGCCTTGGCCAGCGCATCCGCGCTTCCATCCATCAGCGTCGCCGGATGGGTGCGCACTAGGCGCGACCAGAAGGGCTTTTCCTTCCTGGAGCTGAACGACGGGTCATGCCTTGCGAACATCCAGGTCGTGGTCGATGAGGGGATCGAGGGCTTCGGGCTTCTGCCCGAGATGACCACCGGCGCGGCCGTGGTTATCCGCGGTTCGCTCGTGCCCTCGCCGGGCAAGGGACAGGCTTGGGAGATCAAGGCCTCGCGTCTCGAACTCGCGGGACCGGCCGACGCCGCGACCTATCCTTTGCAGAAGAAGCGTCACTCCGACGAATTTCTGCGCGCCATCGCCCATCTGAGGCCGCGCACCAACAAGTACGGCGCACTGTTCCGCATTCGCTCCGAGGCCACTTTCGCGGTGCACGAGTTCTTTCGCGAGCGCGGCTTCACGCACGTGCACGCGCCCATCCTCACTGGCTCTGACTGCGAGGGCGCGGGCGAAATGTTTCGCGTGACCACACTCGACCTGAGGCAGCCGCTGTCAAAGGACGCCGCCGAGGAGGACTTCTTCGGCAAGGAGGCCTTCCTCACGGTTTCGGGCCAGCTTTCGGCCGAGGCCTTTGCCCTGGCCCTGGGCAAGGTCTACACCTTCGGCCCCACTTTCAGGGCGGAGAATTCCAACACCGCGCGCCATGCGGCCGAATTCTGGATGGTCGAGCCGGAGTTCGCCTTCGCCGACATCCACGATGACATGGACCTGGCCGAGGAGTTTCTCAAACAACTGATAACGAGGCTTCGCGAGCGCTGCGCCGCGGATCTGGCCCTGTTCGCGACCTGGGTGGACAAGGGGCTCACGGCCGCGTTCGACGCCATCGTGGACAAGCCTTTCGTGCGTCTGCCTTATGGTGAGGCCATGGACATCCTGGCGGCCTCCGGCAAATCCTTCGAGCACCCTGTGGGGTGGGGCAGGGACCTGCAGACCGAGCATGAACGCTATCTGGCCGAGAAGCATTTCCAGGGGCCGGTGATCGTTTACGACTACCCCAGGGAGATCAAGGCGTTCTACATGCGCCAGAACGACGATGGCCGCTCCGTGGCCGCCATGGACGTGCTCGTACCGCGCATCGGCGAGATCATCGGCGGCAGCCAGCGCGAGGAGCGGCTGGACAGGCTTGAGCAGCGCATCGAGGAACTCGGCCTCGATCCTTCGTGCTACCAATGGTACCTGGAGCTTCGCCGTTTCGGCAGCGCGCCGCACGCGGGGTTCGGCATGGGCTTCGAGCGATTCCTCATGCTGCTCACAGGCGTGACCAACATCCGCGACGTGATCCCGTTCCCACGCACGCCCAGGCACCTGGAGTTCTAGCCGGAGGAAACACCGCGCGCGGCATCGAGGCTGAAGCGCTCCCCGAGTTCGCGAACGGGCTCGTGGCGGAAGCAGGACGTGAGGTGGTCGTTGACCAGGCCCGCGGCCTGCATGAAGGCGTAGCAGATCGTGGGGCCGCAGAAGGTGAAGCCCCGGCGCTTCATGTCGCGGCTCATGCGCTCGGCAATGGGCGTCACCGCGGGCACCTCGTCCTGACGCGAC from Alkalidesulfovibrio alkalitolerans DSM 16529 includes these protein-coding regions:
- the asnS gene encoding asparagine--tRNA ligase; amino-acid sequence: MKRTDIATALASASALPSISVAGWVRTRRDQKGFSFLELNDGSCLANIQVVVDEGIEGFGLLPEMTTGAAVVIRGSLVPSPGKGQAWEIKASRLELAGPADAATYPLQKKRHSDEFLRAIAHLRPRTNKYGALFRIRSEATFAVHEFFRERGFTHVHAPILTGSDCEGAGEMFRVTTLDLRQPLSKDAAEEDFFGKEAFLTVSGQLSAEAFALALGKVYTFGPTFRAENSNTARHAAEFWMVEPEFAFADIHDDMDLAEEFLKQLITRLRERCAADLALFATWVDKGLTAAFDAIVDKPFVRLPYGEAMDILAASGKSFEHPVGWGRDLQTEHERYLAEKHFQGPVIVYDYPREIKAFYMRQNDDGRSVAAMDVLVPRIGEIIGGSQREERLDRLEQRIEELGLDPSCYQWYLELRRFGSAPHAGFGMGFERFLMLLTGVTNIRDVIPFPRTPRHLEF
- the ftsY gene encoding signal recognition particle-docking protein FtsY; the protein is MGFFSKFKKIWDVDSRLDKAVEEFKTEQGLVDAAPPPETPPLTAVEPVAPAQKTEAHAPEKPAPGLSADQKAAVPGWQKQLLLSLRQAEPRLSVWLALILEGVEKADDKLWERLRFLFSALETKPDEAESFIASFRSWLDVMEYERVSEFRSELQYRLALALELEDEEDERSRLFLKLSEGLEKTRQTITRRIESILTSRETIDEGFWEELEEILITADVGYEPTVKLVERLRERMRAAGSNDPAAFKEAMRDELAEMFKTPRRIQAATPPEVVMMVGVNGVGKTTTIGKLAHRARMQGRKVIIAAGDTFRAAAVEQLEVWAKRVDAGFFSKGAGADPAAVAYEAIDAAIAGGYDLVLLDTAGRLHTKVNLMEELKKIKRVSGKKHEGAPHRTVLVVDATTGQNAIQQTKLFNEAVDLDEIILTKLDGTAKGGIVVALASQFGIPITFVGLGEKMEDLRPFDGKDFASALLGVQGGAPAPSET
- a CDS encoding pseudouridine synthase; its protein translation is MIASVSITNDFDGERLDRALAAFLPDLGLRGRRRMCEKGMVLVDGAPRTPGYRVRAGQEVRLLTDELGSKTAGPLHIVAQDERYATLVKPEGLHSARLAGGGASAEDALRDLFLDQEAILCTRLDQATSGLLLVAFGEGAARAFRDLENAGLARKTYLAVVAPVNGQTPPSRLVFDRALDTADRKRTRVLDVEAEEFRRTVMLRLCPAGEGEWLVGLRILKGARHQIRAHLAHAGLPIVGDALYGDAALGIPLHLHHFRLEFPGFDATTPPPWPLWERLGAQASARLDEPEAFVKD